In one Lolium rigidum isolate FL_2022 chromosome 3, APGP_CSIRO_Lrig_0.1, whole genome shotgun sequence genomic region, the following are encoded:
- the LOC124695837 gene encoding protein TIFY 11b-like, whose amino-acid sequence MAMAASAESKSRRFALACGVLSQYVKAEQKLSQSTAAPRAPVTTTLSLMPGADVAQEQEQASTTEQAQAQAPLTIFYGGRMVVFEDFPAEKAAEVMRMAATTGASAPAPVAPALGGDMPIMRKASLQRFFEKRKDRLGARQAAPYARPAAAAAKDSSEKSSSSSSSSWLGLASTEDARLAFAL is encoded by the coding sequence atggccaTGGCAGCGTCCGCGGAGAGCAAGAGCCGGAGGTTCGCGCTGGCGTGCGGCGTGCTCAGCCAGTACGTCAAGGCGGAGCAGAAGCTGTCGCAGTCGACAGCCGCCCCGCGCGCGCCTGTCACCACGACGCTCAGCCTCATGCCCGGCGCGGACGTCgcacaggagcaggagcaggcatCGACGACGGAGCAGGCGCAGGCGCAGGCGCCGCTGACCATCTTCTACGGCGGCAGGATGGTCGTGTTCGAGGACTTCCCGGCCGAGAAGGCGGCCGAGGTGATGCGCATGGCCGCCACCACCGGCGCCTCCGCCCCTGCCCCTGTGGCCCCGGCGCTCGGCGGGGACATGCCCATCATGCGCAAGGCCTCGCTGCAGCGCTTCTTCGAGAAGCGCAAGGACCGCCTCGGCGCGCGCCAGGCGGCGCCCTACGCCCGGCCCGCGGCTGCCGCGGCCAAGGACTCGTCGGAGAagtcgtcctcttcatcctcctcctcgtggcTCGGGCTGGCCAGCACGGAGGACGCCCGCCTCGCCTTCGCCCTCTGA